One Methanobacterium sp. DNA window includes the following coding sequences:
- the hycI gene encoding hydrogenase maturation peptidase HycI: protein MKEFLNNFKKIAVLGIGNEIKGDDALGSVIAKKLSESLHKDNVVVFDGGTVPENYTGLIRKENPSHIILVDAVDMAKSPGFIRTVRKEEIANYNISTHAMPISFLIKYLESTMDADIILLGIQPKSMELAHDISKEVKDSIEKVLSTFFELIE from the coding sequence TTGAAAGAATTTCTGAATAATTTCAAAAAAATAGCAGTTCTGGGTATTGGTAATGAAATAAAAGGTGACGATGCTCTTGGTTCAGTTATAGCTAAAAAATTAAGTGAATCACTGCATAAAGATAATGTTGTTGTTTTTGATGGAGGAACTGTTCCTGAAAACTATACTGGTTTAATACGAAAGGAAAATCCCAGCCACATTATCCTTGTTGATGCTGTGGATATGGCAAAATCGCCTGGTTTCATTCGTACAGTTAGGAAAGAGGAAATTGCTAATTACAATATTTCAACCCACGCCATGCCCATATCCTTCTTGATAAAATATCTTGAATCAACCATGGACGCTGATATAATTCTTTTAGGGATTCAGCCTAAAAGTATGGAGCTTGCTCATGATATCTCAAAAGAGGTTAAAGATAGTATTGAAAAAGTTTTAAGTACCTTCTTTGAGTTAATTGAATAA
- the nikR gene encoding nickel-responsive transcriptional regulator NikR, producing the protein MRISMSLPKKLLNEFDGVLKDRGYQSRSKGIRDALKDYIVRYQWMNEMEGERIGIIAVIYDHHYTGVMEDLTEIQHDYKDFINAVMHVHMTDKHCLEVVVVKGDVKYIRTLSEKIMRLKGVEHVRLTSTAVGKALDLEGKSKSSPLSP; encoded by the coding sequence ATGAGAATTAGTATGTCTCTACCAAAAAAATTGTTAAACGAATTTGATGGAGTATTAAAAGACAGAGGATACCAATCAAGATCAAAAGGTATTCGAGACGCGTTAAAAGACTATATTGTAAGGTATCAATGGATGAACGAGATGGAAGGAGAAAGAATCGGAATTATTGCCGTAATTTACGATCACCACTACACTGGTGTAATGGAAGACCTTACCGAAATCCAACATGACTACAAAGATTTCATTAACGCAGTTATGCATGTACACATGACTGATAAACATTGCCTGGAAGTAGTAGTCGTAAAAGGAGATGTAAAATACATCAGAACACTTTCAGAAAAAATAATGAGACTAAAAGGTGTAGAACACGTACGTCTTACCAGTACAGCTGTTGGAAAAGCACTTGACCTTGAAGGAAAAAGTAAAAGCAGTCCACTATCACCTTAA
- the cobQ gene encoding cobyric acid synthase CobQ, translated as MVQGTSSNAGKSVVVAALCRIFSKRGYKVAPFKSQNMSLNSYTTHENAEIAIAQVLQAEAAGVEPSYHMNPILLKPKEDFISQVIVHGKPVNDMNFYEYQNSFREKALKAIKESLESLKNNYDIIVIEGAGSPAEINMQDKDLANMKIAELADADVLLVADIDRGGVFASIAGTFTLLEEKYRNRIKGIIINKFRGNLDILIPGIRQIEEIVGVPVLGVMPYDESLKLPEEDSASLSEHKYSKNEKINIGVMRLPRISNFTDIDPLEYEPDIGIKLIEMGDEIGNIDALIIPGTRNTINDMVALNDAGFTDEIVHLSQEIPVFGICGGYQILGTKIIDETFKESKYGSVEGIGILDAKTKFERIDKIVTQSKAEVLGNRLFKDIKGDFVKGYELHEGLTVLGDSKPLFKVVQGCGNHPSSGYDGAINGLTAGTYLHGIFHNFKFRRVFTDYLRAENGLETLGFTEDNFETLKKFSIDRLAEIVEDNVDLTIIEESVEKFY; from the coding sequence ATGGTACAGGGAACATCATCAAACGCTGGAAAAAGTGTTGTTGTCGCTGCACTTTGTAGAATATTTTCAAAAAGAGGATACAAAGTAGCACCTTTCAAATCTCAAAACATGTCACTAAATTCGTACACAACTCATGAAAATGCAGAGATTGCAATTGCGCAGGTTCTGCAAGCTGAAGCTGCTGGAGTCGAGCCTTCTTATCATATGAATCCTATTCTTCTTAAACCCAAAGAAGATTTCATATCTCAAGTAATTGTGCATGGAAAACCTGTTAATGATATGAATTTCTATGAATACCAAAATTCTTTTAGAGAAAAAGCTTTAAAAGCTATAAAAGAATCTTTAGAATCTTTAAAAAACAATTATGATATTATTGTGATTGAAGGAGCTGGATCTCCTGCTGAAATTAATATGCAAGATAAAGACCTTGCTAATATGAAAATAGCAGAATTAGCTGATGCTGATGTACTATTAGTTGCAGATATTGATAGGGGTGGTGTTTTTGCATCAATAGCAGGGACATTTACTCTTCTTGAAGAAAAATATAGGAATCGTATAAAAGGAATAATTATCAATAAATTCAGAGGTAATCTAGATATATTAATTCCAGGAATCCGCCAGATTGAAGAAATTGTAGGAGTTCCTGTACTTGGTGTTATGCCCTATGATGAAAGTTTAAAACTTCCAGAAGAGGATTCTGCTTCTCTTTCTGAGCATAAATACAGTAAAAATGAGAAGATTAATATTGGAGTAATGAGACTGCCCCGAATTTCCAATTTTACTGATATTGATCCTCTTGAATATGAGCCAGATATAGGAATAAAATTAATTGAAATGGGAGATGAAATTGGAAATATAGACGCCTTAATCATTCCTGGAACCAGAAATACCATAAACGATATGGTAGCATTAAATGATGCTGGTTTTACTGATGAAATAGTTCATTTATCTCAAGAAATTCCTGTTTTTGGAATTTGTGGCGGATATCAAATCCTTGGAACTAAAATCATCGACGAAACATTTAAGGAATCAAAGTATGGTAGTGTTGAAGGAATTGGTATTTTAGATGCTAAGACTAAATTTGAAAGGATTGACAAGATAGTTACTCAAAGTAAAGCTGAAGTTCTTGGAAATCGCCTTTTTAAAGATATTAAAGGAGATTTTGTTAAAGGGTATGAACTTCATGAAGGATTAACTGTTCTTGGAGACTCTAAACCACTTTTTAAAGTTGTTCAAGGATGTGGAAATCATCCTTCGTCGGGTTATGACGGTGCAATTAATGGATTAACTGCTGGAACTTATTTACACGGTATATTCCACAATTTTAAATTTAGAAGAGTATTTACAGATTATTTAAGGGCAGAAAATGGTTTGGAAACACTTGGTTTTACAGAAGACAATTTTGAAACACTTAAAAAGTTTTCAATTGATAGATTAGCAGAAATAGTTGAAGATAACGTGGATCTTACAATAATTGAAGAATCTGTTGAAAAATTTTATTAA
- a CDS encoding 50S ribosomal protein L11 methyltransferase: MIRTTTYHFNLLSDEERLTAFLEAIEEKANGTVYDIGAGCGILSILAAPYSNFIYSIEIDPKVAKLAESNFRLFNNIILINNDAKDVIFPKKADLIICEMLDTALIDEEQVPVLNSILKYLKEDGEVIPHKIINGAEVITMDRDHICYEDISGNKQPYYKIMSDFVIYSEINFKKRIDEDLKVDINFKISHKGTISGIKLTTFTLLTEDIICGPTPMLNPPLLIPIEKINVNKGDCIKIELSYKMGGGLNSIQTRIERISE, encoded by the coding sequence ATGATACGCACAACAACATATCATTTTAACCTTTTATCTGATGAAGAGAGATTAACAGCGTTCTTAGAAGCCATTGAAGAGAAGGCTAATGGAACAGTTTATGATATTGGTGCAGGTTGTGGGATACTCTCAATTTTAGCTGCACCTTATTCTAATTTTATTTATTCTATTGAAATTGATCCTAAAGTAGCAAAACTTGCAGAGTCCAATTTCAGGCTATTTAATAATATTATTTTAATCAACAATGATGCAAAAGACGTTATTTTTCCTAAAAAAGCAGATTTAATAATATGTGAAATGTTAGACACTGCTTTAATTGATGAAGAACAGGTTCCTGTACTAAATTCTATTTTAAAATATCTAAAAGAGGATGGAGAAGTTATTCCTCATAAAATAATAAATGGTGCAGAAGTTATAACTATGGACAGAGATCATATCTGTTATGAGGATATTAGTGGTAATAAACAGCCATATTATAAAATAATGAGTGATTTTGTTATATACAGCGAAATTAATTTTAAAAAGAGAATTGATGAAGATTTAAAAGTGGATATAAATTTTAAAATATCTCACAAGGGCACCATTTCTGGTATTAAACTAACTACATTTACCTTACTGACAGAGGATATTATCTGTGGACCAACCCCAATGCTTAATCCTCCGCTGCTTATTCCCATAGAAAAAATTAATGTAAATAAAGGAGATTGTATAAAGATAGAATTAAGTTACAAGATGGGTGGTGGATTAAATAGCATACAAACAAGAATTGAAAGAATTTCTGAATAA
- a CDS encoding DASS family sodium-coupled anion symporter: MPLAIVAFIVIMLIPLESWGLNSAGHAAIALLVFAIIMWATEALHLAVTSLIILFIQPIVGVESFDAAVIGFANPIIFLMIGGFIIAEAIRKSGLATRLTYAMLRKFGTTPSKSLFVSVFSTGILSAWIENVVAYAMLLPIIKEIIPLMGVKNPEKEDSNFAKSMVLGGSYGSLAGGFGTEIGTAPNLMAAAYTGIPFANWMVFGFPLAFMLMTVIWKWLGWVYKPEISGIVGGMETISNKMESLGSITKIEKITIVLLLFTIGLWVTSSFTGINSYSVALIGAVLFFAFRVIEWKDAQNGVDWGLIIFFGGALSLGAALLNTGAAAWLINDIILFLGPNASTMLITVVLMIIAVSITQVMSNIALAAILVPLSVTLATAQGLPVGIYAVPVAIACSLSYMLPTADPTVAMAYGTGYVKIKEIFKAGVPLIIIGIIMTILVLLPVISFAPWLIGA; the protein is encoded by the coding sequence ATTCCTTTGGCTATAGTTGCGTTTATTGTGATTATGTTGATTCCATTGGAGAGCTGGGGTTTAAATTCTGCGGGTCATGCTGCTATTGCTCTGCTTGTATTTGCTATTATTATGTGGGCGACTGAGGCTTTGCATTTGGCCGTTACTTCTTTGATTATTTTGTTTATTCAGCCTATTGTTGGTGTTGAAAGTTTTGACGCTGCTGTAATTGGTTTTGCAAATCCTATCATTTTCTTGATGATTGGTGGTTTTATTATTGCTGAGGCAATTCGTAAAAGTGGATTGGCTACACGTTTAACTTATGCAATGCTTAGAAAATTTGGTACAACTCCCAGTAAGAGTTTATTTGTGTCTGTTTTCTCTACAGGAATTTTGTCTGCATGGATTGAAAATGTTGTGGCTTATGCAATGCTGCTGCCCATTATTAAGGAGATTATACCATTAATGGGTGTTAAGAATCCTGAAAAAGAAGATAGTAATTTTGCAAAATCCATGGTGCTTGGTGGATCTTACGGTTCTCTGGCTGGTGGATTTGGTACAGAAATAGGAACTGCACCTAACCTTATGGCTGCGGCTTATACTGGAATTCCATTTGCAAATTGGATGGTTTTTGGATTCCCATTAGCATTTATGCTAATGACTGTAATTTGGAAGTGGCTTGGATGGGTGTACAAACCAGAAATAAGTGGAATAGTCGGCGGAATGGAGACTATATCTAATAAGATGGAATCTTTAGGGTCAATAACAAAGATAGAGAAAATAACTATAGTTTTACTACTGTTTACTATTGGATTATGGGTTACTTCAAGTTTCACAGGAATAAACAGTTATTCGGTGGCTTTAATTGGTGCAGTGCTTTTCTTTGCATTCAGGGTGATTGAATGGAAGGACGCGCAAAATGGTGTGGATTGGGGTTTAATAATCTTCTTCGGAGGAGCACTATCACTAGGAGCAGCACTACTAAACACCGGAGCGGCAGCGTGGCTGATAAATGATATAATTCTGTTTTTAGGGCCAAACGCATCAACAATGCTCATAACTGTAGTGCTGATGATTATCGCGGTTTCAATTACACAGGTAATGTCAAATATTGCGCTTGCAGCAATATTAGTGCCATTATCCGTTACACTGGCAACAGCACAAGGATTACCAGTAGGAATATATGCAGTACCAGTAGCAATCGCTTGTAGTCTTTCATACATGCTACCAACAGCGGACCCAACCGTAGCAATGGCCTATGGAACAGGATATGTAAAGATCAAGGAAATATTCAAAGCAGGAGTTCCACTGATCATAATAGGAATAATAATGACCATATTAGTACTATTACCTGTAATAAGCTTTGCACCATGGCTCATAGGAGCATAA
- a CDS encoding CBS domain-containing protein has translation MKVKEAMNQGVIAIKPDTKPLDAFEKMYKEGIRRLFVMDTEENPVGVISYLDLVGVLGTLKPSTKNTDSLKIEDIMSEDLMTISADDEIEDAANLMLRADVSGLLVLEDKKPVGVITKTDICRLVAAEILVPS, from the coding sequence ATGAAAGTTAAAGAAGCAATGAATCAAGGTGTAATAGCAATAAAACCTGATACAAAACCATTAGACGCGTTTGAAAAAATGTATAAAGAAGGCATAAGAAGACTTTTTGTAATGGATACAGAGGAAAACCCTGTTGGTGTAATATCATACCTTGATCTTGTAGGCGTACTTGGAACTCTAAAACCCAGCACCAAAAACACTGATAGCTTAAAAATAGAAGATATCATGTCTGAAGATTTAATGACAATATCTGCTGACGATGAAATTGAAGATGCTGCTAATTTAATGTTAAGAGCTGATGTATCAGGATTATTAGTTTTAGAAGATAAAAAACCAGTGGGAGTAATTACAAAAACAGACATTTGTCGGCTGGTAGCAGCTGAAATTTTAGTACCAAGCTAA